A section of the Citrus sinensis cultivar Valencia sweet orange chromosome 8, DVS_A1.0, whole genome shotgun sequence genome encodes:
- the LOC127899305 gene encoding protein PELPK1-like yields MASFSLPSVMLPLLLITLSSMSYNIDLVDARHLLEAAVPEIPKPGLPKFELPPLPKLELPQIPKPELPELPKKPKVPEILMPELPKNPELPEIPKLEVPKGLEVPELPSFPHLPELPKPTSPAIPSLPKEIPTHSTSNP; encoded by the coding sequence ATGGCGTCTTTCTCTCTCCCATCCGTTATGCTACCACTTTTGCTAATCACTTTATCGTCAATGAGCTATAACATCGATTTGGTCGATGCTCGCCATCTTTTGGAGGCAGCAGTTCCAGAAATACCCAAGCCTGGATTGCCTAAGTTTGAACTACCACCGTTACCAAAACTTGAACTACCACAAATTCCAAAGCCTGAATTGCCTGAGCTACCAAAAAAACCTAAAGTACCTGAGATTTTAATGCCCGAGCTACCAAAAAATCCTGAATTGCCGGAGATTCCGAAACTTGAGGTGCCAAAAGGACTTGAAGTGCCTGAATTGCCTTCTTTCCCTCATCTACCTGAGCTTCCTAAGCCCACATCTCCCGCCATCCCGAGTCTTCCCAAGGAGATCCCAACTCACTCAACCTCCAATCCATAA